In a genomic window of Streptomyces sp. BHT-5-2:
- a CDS encoding PadR family transcriptional regulator produces the protein MNASVKSSPLGLTVLVLLHHRPLHPYGIQQLLKQWGKEQVVNVGQRAGLYRTIERLQAGGLITVRHTERDQQYPERTVYEVTDEGRAVTREWLEQMLSVPKAEFPVFPVALSNMLMLGPDEVAPILERRLERIAAQRTGLERQNAEVPPGLPRITLIENEYLLAVLGAEERWLRGVIGDLRDGSLTWSPEMLAAFADAPPPSSE, from the coding sequence ATGAACGCCTCTGTGAAGAGCTCGCCGCTCGGCCTGACCGTTCTGGTGCTGCTGCACCACCGGCCGCTGCACCCGTACGGCATCCAGCAGTTGCTCAAGCAGTGGGGAAAGGAGCAGGTGGTCAACGTCGGCCAAAGGGCCGGGCTCTACCGCACCATCGAGCGGCTCCAGGCCGGCGGGCTGATCACCGTCCGGCACACCGAGCGCGATCAGCAGTACCCCGAGCGGACCGTCTACGAGGTCACCGACGAGGGGCGGGCGGTCACACGGGAGTGGCTGGAGCAGATGCTGTCGGTGCCCAAGGCGGAGTTCCCGGTCTTCCCGGTGGCACTGTCGAACATGCTGATGCTCGGCCCGGACGAGGTGGCGCCGATCCTGGAGCGGCGGCTGGAACGGATCGCGGCGCAGCGCACCGGGCTGGAGCGCCAGAACGCCGAAGTCCCGCCCGGACTCCCGCGCATCACGCTGATCGAGAACGAGTACCTGCTCGCCGTCCTCGGCGCCGAGGAGCGCTGGCTCCGCGGGGTGATCGGCGACCTGCGGGACGGCAGTCTGACCTGGTCGCCGGAGATGCTGGCGGCGTTCGCGGACGCGCCCCCGCCCTCCTCCGAATAA
- a CDS encoding N-acetylmuramoyl-L-alanine amidase, with protein sequence MAALAATSACAGSGTAPNPGAGRTASGYPQAQWVPADITNYTPADRPASHPVRMVIVHVTQETFPDTLMLFGRPGYRASAHYTVRSEDGHLAQSVREHDVAWHAGNVSYNWGSIGVEHEGRVDEPRWFTAALYERSAALTAAICHRYGIPVDRRHIIGHSEVPGADHIDPGPLWDWPRYMRLVAAAF encoded by the coding sequence ATGGCCGCGCTCGCCGCCACCAGCGCCTGTGCCGGCTCCGGCACCGCTCCCAACCCCGGCGCCGGTCGCACGGCGTCGGGCTATCCACAGGCACAGTGGGTCCCCGCCGACATCACCAACTACACCCCCGCCGACCGGCCGGCCAGTCATCCGGTCCGGATGGTGATCGTGCACGTCACCCAGGAGACGTTCCCCGACACCCTGATGCTCTTCGGCCGCCCCGGCTACCGTGCCTCCGCCCACTACACCGTGCGCTCCGAGGACGGCCACCTCGCCCAGTCCGTACGGGAGCACGACGTTGCCTGGCACGCCGGGAACGTCAGCTACAACTGGGGCAGCATCGGCGTGGAGCACGAGGGGCGGGTCGACGAACCGCGGTGGTTCACCGCCGCGCTCTACGAGCGGTCGGCGGCCCTGACCGCCGCGATCTGCCACCGCTACGGCATCCCGGTCGACCGCCGCCACATCATCGGCCACAGCGAGGTCCCCGGCGCCGACCACATCGACCCCGGCCCGCTCTGGGACTGGCCCCGCTACATGCGCCTGGTGGCCGCGGCGTTCTGA